One genomic window of Branchiostoma lanceolatum isolate klBraLanc5 chromosome 5, klBraLanc5.hap2, whole genome shotgun sequence includes the following:
- the LOC136435716 gene encoding macrophage mannose receptor 1-like, which yields MASKTSCGNIQCGSADQYRCGLIYSPGYPTAFPSSVICLWTIDGPRGSFITLLLLDVDLPGYSGGACTSRVLQIRDRFLTVGWNTIHGLCRGEGEQKRYVSSSNEMRLAMLATSNNDDFGKSRGFMATFNVSTFSASRQVQHLPDDAGFICPCGWHLFRRNCYQTFRHHSPVHWEESDAKCQEYGANLTSVVDRAEMEFLHLLLVTNVVVKRTADPMLFIGLYDIYRDRTFVWTDGSPVTYMDWSPMDIRTGFPQPDGAKINFCVAIVMKNVWGTDQWYDVACDDRATRSFICKRAAERVTHLGHNG from the exons ATGGCCAGTAAGACGTCCTGTGGGAATATCCAGTGTGGCAGCGCTGACCAATACCGCTGTGGCCTGATCTACTCCCCCGGATACCCGACTGCCTTCCCGTCTTCAGTTATCTGCCTGTGGACCATCGATGGTCCTCGCGGAAGTTTCATCACACTTCTGCTGCTGGACGTTGATTTACCTGGATACTCGGGAGGCGCCTGTACAAGCCGTGTGCTGCAGATCAGGGACAGGTTCCTGACAGTTGGATGGAACACGATCCACGGGCTTTGTCGCGGCGAGGGCGAACAGAAGCGATACGTGTCAAGCTCCAATGAAATGCGTTTGGCCATGCTGGCAACAAGCAACAATGATGATTTCGGCAAGAGTCGTGGGTTTATGGCAACGTTCAACGTCAGTACCTTTAGCGCTAGCCGACAAGTGCAGCACCTACCCGACGATGcag GCTTCATTTGCCCGTGTGGTTGGCATTTGTTCCGCCGAAACTGCTACCAGACCTTTCGACATCACTCACCAGTGCACTGGGAGGAGTCAGACGCCAAGTGCCAAGAATATGGCGCCAACTTAACCAGCGTCGTTGACCGGGCGGAAATGGAATTTCTTCACCTCCTCCTGGTCACCAACGTGGTCGTCAAGCGAACCGCTGATCCAATGCTTTTTATCG GTCTCTACGATATCTACCGAGACCGAACCTTCGTCTGGACCGATGGCAGTCCAGTGACCTATATGGACTG GTCGCCCATGGATATCAGGACAGGATTCCCTCAACCGGACGGCGCCAAAATCAACTTCTGCGTTGCCATAGTGATGAAGAACGTCTGGGGAACTGACCAATGGTACGACGTGGCCTGTGATGATAGAGCAACACGATCCTTCATCTGCAAGCGAGCGGCTGAAAGAGTCACTCATCTGGGACATAATGGCTAA